A single window of Meiothermus sp. DNA harbors:
- a CDS encoding glycosyltransferase family 2 protein, producing MRISVVIPARNEETFILGCLEAVIRQTLPPDEIIVVDNGSTDRTAELAQGMGVKLVNCPTPGVAVARQAGLEAATGDWVVTTDADSRPVVGWLEALRPHMAHSVALYGPLRMFGLPAWQEELTELGYGVFLKMMMLLGKPNLAAANMAFHRQTALELGGYPMVEAREDVILGWKLKAKGPVRYVREALVLTSARRVRGGWLRFLWQQARNLGGNSSGYFAADEGKES from the coding sequence GTGCGAATCTCGGTGGTAATTCCGGCCCGAAATGAAGAAACGTTCATTCTTGGGTGCTTAGAAGCGGTTATACGCCAGACCCTACCGCCCGACGAAATTATCGTAGTGGACAATGGTTCTACCGACCGGACGGCTGAGCTGGCGCAGGGCATGGGGGTCAAGCTGGTCAACTGCCCCACCCCCGGGGTGGCGGTGGCGCGCCAGGCCGGACTCGAGGCCGCCACCGGCGACTGGGTGGTCACCACCGATGCCGACAGCAGACCGGTAGTGGGCTGGCTCGAGGCCCTGCGCCCCCACATGGCCCACAGCGTGGCCCTGTATGGCCCCCTGCGCATGTTTGGACTGCCAGCCTGGCAAGAAGAGCTGACCGAACTGGGCTATGGGGTCTTTTTGAAGATGATGATGCTCCTGGGCAAGCCCAACCTGGCTGCGGCCAACATGGCTTTTCACCGCCAGACCGCCTTGGAACTGGGCGGCTACCCCATGGTCGAGGCCAGGGAAGACGTGATCCTGGGCTGGAAGCTCAAAGCCAAAGGCCCGGTGCGCTACGTGCGCGAGGCCCTGGTGCTTACCTCGGCCCGACGGGTACGGGGTGGCTGGCTCAGGTTCTTGTGGCAGCAGGCTAGGAACCTGGGCGGGAATTCGTCAGGCTACTTTGCGGCAGACGAGGGAAAGGAATCTTGA